From Rhododendron vialii isolate Sample 1 chromosome 7a, ASM3025357v1:
ACATAACCAAAGGCATCCAAGGGGATTTAGGAGTTTTGGAGGTGGTTGAACCAACACTTGGGGCCTTTCCCTCAAAATTGTTCACAAAATCTTGACATGGAGCTTGACATGGATGGCTCTCCTGCAAAATTCGAAATGGTAACAATGAAATACTAGAAACACCGCCACATATATaacagtgacaaaaaaaaaccaaaaactcaaaACGAAGATTAGCAACAATTTAGCACATTGACATGTATTAATGTTACAAACAAAACTCCCAAATCAAAGTGAAGAGACAGGAGaatctcaaaaaacaaaaaagtgaagagaCCGGAAATTGTTGAAGTGTCATCCGCCAGCAATATCAAATTAGGAAGTAGAAATGGCAATTGGTCTCTTCCTCACCATTGCTTGAATACTTGTTCCTCAGAATGTACAAAGAGTAATAAAAACAACTTACAATAACATTTCTTACGTATGCATCAGCTATTTTCAGGACGGTGCAACATAAAAGCCCTTAAAAGTTATCTCAGTGACCTGATTATAGGAGTACTAAATAAAAATGTATCACATATTCTAATAAGTGAAATTTACGCCCACGGCTCTTGTAAAAGCAGAAATTTATAATGGATCGACAAGTGAACAACTAAGTTCAAGGTCCTATATATCCACAAAGTGCTTGTCATTATTATGCAACCTTTTCGCAAGTAGATGCAACTCTATCACAGAAGAGGACATGATATCAGTTAGCCAGAATCTAGTCTCCAGTAAAGCCAGCCAAACCTCTTTAGCGGGTCAGGCCCGGTTCTGTAACAACTAAAATCTCAAGCTTTAGCTCAGCTCCAGAAGAACTTCAGTCATAAAGAAAACCCAGATTGCCTTTGTGTTATCACCTTGTTCCAACACAAAGCACATCCAGTTGCTCCTAAAATTAACATACTAAGGAGAAAAGACTCAGATTTGTTGCTGTCCCACAGAAACCTGGCTGCCCAGCAGATAAAATTAGGAAAGAAAGACAATTTATGAGACTCCTAAAGCTTAGGAACACTTACTGAAACAACTGAAGCTGAATCTAACTGGAGTTGAAGGTGATGATGTTCCTGACAAGAAGTAACCCCAGGAATATCAAACCTGCTTTCTTTCCCAATGATAGCACCTGTAACAACATTGAGAAAGTTATACTCTCCAATAGTTATAgatatcttaaaaaaattactccgtaCTAGATTCATGAATAACAATGCTAGATTCACATTTCACACACCTCCTTTACATGAGTGTTCACTGACTCAATAGTCAACACAGTACAACAAATTGCAAGAGCCAAGTTAGAGTTATCCATCAAAATGAATTAATTGTCAATGTGCCAACACTATAGGGACAAAAGAAGATGTAGAAGATCTTTCCATGAGGAGAAAACCGAATCTTCCAACTAACTATCAAATAAACCACTTGCGCTAGCTCAAGCGAACAGAACTGGCGGTCCTAAGAGAAGTTTCATGTCCGAATATCAGGTGGACCAAAAGTTTTCAATTCCTCGGATcagaaaaagaacaattaaCCATCAAAATAGCAGCATTAAGGAATCAAGTCGCACCTTCAGCACTGTGGGATATCTTGAAACTGACAACATATTCTGGATAGATATGCGTACCCACATTCATGTTCCAAACAATATAATGATTAGGATTTTCCAGATCATCAACTCCACTATCAAAGTTTTCACTACTGGGATGAAATTGTTCAGATCCATGACGAACAAGTTCCACTTTCCCCAATATGACACGGCACAACACCACGTGTCGTACTCCATTTTCGTCAACATCACAATAACTTGCGCTGTAAAAACACAAAAGCTGGATccttctcaaaaaatcaaattatcaAGAGCAATGGaacaatgaaagaaagaaaagcacaGGGGAATGAAATTTCTTAAATGGAACACAAGTTACACAACTCTCCATTGGATCATCAATATCAAGCCAAACATAATGTGTCTTTGTTTTTACAAATCCAATAACAAAAAGTGTAGAGCATACCTGGGGAGGGCGCGGTTCACTGGTTTGAGGTGAACTCCAACACCAAATGTCTTCTTCAGTTTGGGTCCACAATCTGTAAGCCCAAACATCATGAGGCTAGAAATTGAATCTTTAGTAGAAGCAAGCCAGGCATACTGAATGTTTGGATCTCCCCGATACTTGCAGGTAATTTCAGCCTGTTTCAGGAAAATTTCCCACCGAGTTTGCAATATATTACTATTGCATCGGTTAATTTCAAGTATTTCCGGTCGTAGGGACAGGTCCATGCCCTTAATTAACATGTTTCTGACGATATCTGAATTCACAGCTTCAAAATCACCTTCAAACCTGGGGAAGAAATGGTCACCAATCTGTTGAACTTCCTTGACAGACTCTTCCATTTTTGCATCAGATTTTCCATTGCAATTATCATTAACATTCAGTTCATCACGGTTTTCACCAAGTTTTTCGTTAATTCTAACCCGCTTAACACGAGTATTTGACTCTTCCACACATTCCTCCAAATTAGAGCCATTGGCTCCACTTAATTCAATATGAAGATGCAACTTGATTTCACGGGTCCCATTTGGCTCCGGATACACAAATTTTCCATCTTTATCTAAATCGGACTGGTTGCATTCATATGTCCTACTGCCAGAAGAGTATGATTGAGGAAAAAAGCACTGACCTGCTTCATCAATCCACGCTATAGGCTTCTGTGAACCTGTCTTAAGATCAACTTGAAGCATATACAAGACATCTAGTATTATATGCCATCCATTGAACTGCACTTCTATTGCAGCTTTCTTCATTTGGAAATCTTTCCTGACCAATGCAACAATCGCCTCAGGAAAATCATTCCATTCACCATCCTGATAAAACAGCAAACGCTGTGGCAGTCCACTTCTTAGATAATTAGAATAATTCTGAACTAGGGATTGTCCACAATTGGTTTTGCATGAACCCAATCTCTTCCGCTTGCCAAGCTTACTAAGCAATGAATTATGCTTGGGAGAAAGTGAGAACACCTTGTGGCTTGCTCGAGCAATATTGGCGGCACATTTGGCTGCCCGTCTTCTGTTGGAGTCACCAACTCTTCTACAACCATTATCCAATACTTCAACCCACTTTGAGTCCATTTATCTACAAGGGAAACCTCTATTTACAAACTAAAACCCCAAAAGTTAATGGTACTCGATGAGTCTTCAACCAAAATTCCCCAAAGAACAACGCCATAGAGGAGAAACAACAAACcctgaaacaaaatcaaataagtTAACATACTAGCACATAATTCAAACGTCCACAATGCATACAAGGAAAAAGTCAACATTCATATGGTGTAATGAAAGAATCTAACATACAAGAATGCCAAAGGAGGTCACAAACTGTCATCTATCATAGGAAACACCATTCTCCACCCCAGCCAATTTAGAACTAATAAAAAATTTCCACCGAAGCATTATATAGTACTAAAATTTTTGGTTTGGAGTCTCACTGTCGCTATATCGCCCTTTTGGGTATAAGGGAGTCAACATAGTGGAGATCAAACATTGCAATTACTATTGAATATTTGAATGTGGTAATTTAAATCAAATATGACCACCCATAGAAGAGTTTTCAAAAACTTCCGACTGGCCAAACATGAATTTAACGGCAGCATTACCACCAATTAGGATTGATCAATGTCATGGACACCATCCAATCTAATTCCACCAATAGAGAACTCGCAGATGTAATACAAAGCACAACACCCGTTGCCATGCAACATGACCATTAATGTCATCTAACTGAATAGGACTATAGGAGTATAGGACTACTAATTAAAACCTTGCCACTAATCAATAGGAATAAACTGGCATCATCAATGCCAATCCATGATCAATACCATGGACACCGGTCCATTTCCTTTCCAGTGATAAGAGCATATAACAGAACTAGGGGAATTACCAGGCATACTCAGAGTTGTTGAGATTTCCATGTACCACATGGTAGGCCATGCTTGATTTTGTACTACATTTCTTTCATAATAATGCATCTCACATTCTCACTTACCCCAAGTAAAAGATGTGCCAAGAACAGGTAATAGAGCAGGAACCTGTCAtagaataaataataaatacaaGACTCCTTACGATGAAGATAATGGAGACCTTGCAGAAGCAAAAGTagcaaaaaatattaaagaTCAATAGAAATTCCaacaagaaagggaaaagaaaagaatagaagaGGAGGCACAATGGTAACAAAAGTGAAAACtcgcttagcaaaaaaaaccaaaagtgAAAACTCTCCTCAAGAAAACCATGAAATTGAAGAAAGCATTGGGCATATATGTGCAAATATTAAGGTATACCAAGTAAAATTCAACCAAACAATGATAACAAGGAACTCattatccaaaacaaaaattaaaatctaaGGGCTGTGCTAATGAACGTGTAAAACAAAGTACGTTCATCCTTGATATCAGACCTGTCATGCATATACTGAATATTGTAGTTCCCATGATTAAGTCCTTCGACCAAATGTGAAAGAACTCCcagaaaattattaagattcCAGATAAGTATACATTAAAATAACCACGGACTGTCTTGCTTAAAGTATTGCACAAACAGgttaccaaagaaaaaaaaaatgaacgggaaCAATGCTTTCGAGGCAACCAAGAGCTAATAGAGCAGATTAAAAGTTTTGACCTCTTTCAAAGACTTGTAGAAAACAATGGCCAGAAAATGAGACTTGAGACTACAAAAATAACACAGTAGAACACGAATGGCTTTAGTGTCATCCATACCAAAAAAAACCCGGCATTTAGCGCATCACACGAGTGCAGGAACATACCATATTCTCTGTACAATTTACAAGCTTAACGGCCATTGGCGCAAAGTCGACAAGTTTCTCAGGTACAAACTCCCAAGCTGCTCCACTACTTACAGTCCTCTGAAAGGCAAATATTTGTGTCAGTGCCGATAAACATTAAAAGAGTACAAtcgaaaaataaagaaaaatgattcaGAAATAACCATaatccaaaatttcaattttacaaGTTTTCCTGTTCCGATTCAAACCCAATTGACCCCCACCTTTTCAAACTTTTCCCTGCATTAGATCCCCTccattttgacaaaatttaacCAACCACCTATTTGACCGTAACTTGTTTCACAAAATACATATCCATACCAACACAATAAAATATCTTTTCTTGGATTTCAAATAAGACTTACAAGCATATATAAGATTCCAAAATCGGTCTGAGAATTTGAATAGAACTTTTCCACAAGAAACAGAGTACGAATCCATGAAAATAAATCTCAAAGTTTTCCTGAAGAGTCAAGAAAAACACTCCAATAAAAAACGACCAATCAATCACCAGAGTTTGCAACACTGCTTTGTCTAGATCTTGGATTTTTCAGGGGAAGGCTgctgaaagagaaaagaaggggCCAGATAATAAAGTGAAAAAACCTAATAACTAAAGGTTCCTCTATTCACATTGATTTGGACAATCGATCCatttttaatagttcaaaaaaatcaacatgttcatcaaaacaaaattgaacatGTATAAATAAGTTCATTACTCTTTCTTCCCCCTTTTTCTAGAGAAATCCAACTTCCAATATTAACCatatatcaaaaagaaaaaagtggtTTATCCCAAAGCTAAGTAGTACGGAACCGGATACGGATACAATACAGACACGACACAACATGGATACGCGGACACGTGATATTTTCAAAACTAGGACATGTTGGGGACTTGGGGGATACGTTAAATACAtaaatgtttatatatgtgtgCATATATTATGTATAGACATTAATTTTTctacaataaagaaaaaatccAACGAAAGAA
This genomic window contains:
- the LOC131333780 gene encoding inactive poly [ADP-ribose] polymerase RCD1-like isoform X1, which translates into the protein MDSKWVEVLDNGCRRVGDSNRRRAAKCAANIARASHKVFSLSPKHNSLLSKLGKRKRLGSCKTNCGQSLVQNYSNYLRSGLPQRLLFYQDGEWNDFPEAIVALVRKDFQMKKAAIEVQFNGWHIILDVLYMLQVDLKTGSQKPIAWIDEAGQCFFPQSYSSGSRTYECNQSDLDKDGKFVYPEPNGTREIKLHLHIELSGANGSNLEECVEESNTRVKRVRINEKLGENRDELNVNDNCNGKSDAKMEESVKEVQQIGDHFFPRFEGDFEAVNSDIVRNMLIKGMDLSLRPEILEINRCNSNILQTRWEIFLKQAEITCKYRGDPNIQYAWLASTKDSISSLMMFGLTDCGPKLKKTFGVGVHLKPVNRALPSASYCDVDENGVRHVVLCRVILGKVELVRHGSEQFHPSSENFDSGVDDLENPNHYIVWNMNVGTHIYPEYVVSFKISHSAEGAIIGKESRFDIPGVTSCQEHHHLQLQLDSASVVSESHPCQAPCQDFVNNFEGKAPSVGSTTSKTPKSPWMPLVMLFGAISSKIDPKDMKMVYDHYDSFRSKKISRDEFIKKLRLIVGDQLLRSTLTSLQCKEDACADLLLLLMEFSECHSHAPNISCFGIQISQPGSFFPSV
- the LOC131333780 gene encoding inactive poly [ADP-ribose] polymerase RCD1-like isoform X5, coding for MDSKWVEVLDNGCRRVGDSNRRRAAKCAANIARASHKVFSLSPKHNSLLSKLGKRKRLGSCKTNCGQSLVQNYSNYLRSGLPQRLLFYQDGEWNDFPEAIVALVRKDFQMKKAAIEVQFNGWHIILDVLYMLQVDLKTGSQKPIAWIDEAGQCFFPQSYSSGSRTYECNQSDLDKDGKFVYPEPNGTREIKLHLHIELSGANGSNLEECVEESNTRVKRVRINEKLGENRDELNVNDNCNGKSDAKMEESVKEVQQIGDHFFPRFEGDFEAVNSDIVRNMLIKGMDLSLRPEILEINRCNSNILQTRWEIFLKQAEITCKYRGDPNIQYAWLASTKDSISSLMMFGLTDCGPKLKKTFGVGVHLKPVNRALPSASYCDVDENGVRHVVLCRVILGKVELVRHGSEQFHPSSENFDSGVDDLENPNHYIVWNMNVGTHIYPEYVVSFKISHSAEGAIIGKESRFDIPGVTSCQEHHHLQLQLDSASVVSESHPCQAPCQDFVNNFEGKAPSVGSTTSKTPKSPWMPLVMLFGAISSKIDPKDMKMVYDHYDSFRSKKISRDEFIKKLRLIVGDQLLRSTLTSLQCKFRHPK
- the LOC131333780 gene encoding inactive poly [ADP-ribose] polymerase RCD1-like isoform X3 codes for the protein MDSKWVEVLDNGCRRVGDSNRRRAAKCAANIARASHKVFSLSPKHNSLLSKLGKRKRLGSCKTNCGQSLVQNYSNYLRSGLPQRLLFYQDGEWNDFPEAIVALVRKDFQMKKAAIEVQFNGWHIILDVLYMLQVDLKTGSQKPIAWIDEAGQCFFPQSYSSGSRTYECNQSDLDKDGKFVYPEPNGTREIKLHLHIELSGANGSNLEECVEESNTRVKRVRINEKLGENRDELNVNDNCNGKSDAKMEESVKEVQQIGDHFFPRFEGDFEAVNSDIVRNMLIKGMDLSLRPEILEINRCNSNILQTRWEIFLKQAEITCKYRGDPNIQYAWLASTKDSISSLMMFGLTDCGPKLKKTFGVGVHLKPVNRALPSASYCDVDENGVRHVVLCRVILGKVELVRHGSEQFHPSSENFDSGVDDLENPNHYIVWNMNVGTHIYPEYVVSFKISHSAEGAIIGKESRFDIPGVTSCQEHHHLQLQLDSASVVSESHPCQAPCQDFVNNFEGKAPSVGSTTSKTPKSPWMPLVMLFGAISSKIDPKDMKMVYDHYDSFRSKKISRDEFIKKLRLIVGDQLLRSTLTSLQCKLPSNLVSQPKVPKEEQEG
- the LOC131333780 gene encoding inactive poly [ADP-ribose] polymerase RCD1-like isoform X6, with translation MDSKWVEVLDNGCRRVGDSNRRRAAKCAANIARASHKVFSLSPKHNSLLSKLGKRKRLGSCKTNCGQSLVQNYSNYLRSGLPQRLLFYQDGEWNDFPEAIVALVRKDFQMKKAAIEVQFNGWHIILDVLYMLQVDLKTGSQKPIAWIDEAGQCFFPQSYSSGSRTYECNQSDLDKDGKFVYPEPNGTREIKLHLHIELSGANGSNLEECVEESNTRVKRVRINEKLGENRDELNVNDNCNGKSDAKMEESVKEVQQIGDHFFPRFEGDFEAVNSDIVRNMLIKGMDLSLRPEILEINRCNSNILQTRWEIFLKQAEITCKYRGDPNIQYAWLASTKDSISSLMMFGLTDCGPKLKKTFGVGVHLKPVNRALPSASYCDVDENGVRHVVLCRVILGKVELVRHGSEQFHPSSENFDSGVDDLENPNHYIVWNMNVGTHIYPEYVVSFKISHSAEGAIIGKESRFDIPGVTSCQEHHHLQLQLDSASVVSYVNFRSNWMCFVLEQGDNTKAIWVFFMTEVLLELS
- the LOC131333780 gene encoding inactive poly [ADP-ribose] polymerase RCD1-like isoform X2, producing the protein MDSKWVEVLDNGCRRVGDSNRRRAAKCAANIARASHKVFSLSPKHNSLLSKLGKRKRLGSCKTNCGQSLVQNYSNYLRSGLPQRLLFYQDGEWNDFPEAIVALVRKDFQMKKAAIEVQFNGWHIILDVLYMLQVDLKTGSQKPIAWIDEAGQCFFPQSYSSGSRTYECNQSDLDKDGKFVYPEPNGTREIKLHLHIELSGANGSNLEECVEESNTRVKRVRINEKLGENRDELNVNDNCNGKSDAKMEESVKEVQQIGDHFFPRFEGDFEAVNSDIVRNMLIKGMDLSLRPEILEINRCNSNILQTRWEIFLKQAEITCKYRGDPNIQYAWLASTKDSISSLMMFGLTDCGPKLKKTFGVGVHLKPVNRALPSASYCDVDENGVRHVVLCRVILGKVELVRHGSEQFHPSSENFDSGVDDLENPNHYIVWNMNVGTHIYPEYVVSFKISHSAEGAIIGKESRFDIPGVTSCQEHHHLQLQLDSASVVSESHPCQAPCQDFVNNFEGKAPSVGSTTSKTPKSPWMPLVMLFGAISSKIDPKDMKMVYDHYDSFRSKKISRDEFIKKLRLIVGDQLLRSTLTSLQCKHNSFAIPNRRMHVQTCFCF
- the LOC131333780 gene encoding inactive poly [ADP-ribose] polymerase RCD1-like isoform X4, which translates into the protein MDSKWVEVLDNGCRRVGDSNRRRAAKCAANIARASHKVFSLSPKHNSLLSKLGKRKRLGSCKTNCGQSLVQNYSNYLRSGLPQRLLFYQDGEWNDFPEAIVALVRKDFQMKKAAIEVQFNGWHIILDVLYMLQVDLKTGSQKPIAWIDEAGQCFFPQSYSSGSRTYECNQSDLDKDGKFVYPEPNGTREIKLHLHIELSGANGSNLEECVEESNTRVKRVRINEKLGENRDELNVNDNCNGKSDAKMEESVKEVQQIGDHFFPRFEGDFEAVNSDIVRNMLIKGMDLSLRPEILEINRCNSNILQTRWEIFLKQAEITCKYRGDPNIQYAWLASTKDSISSLMMFGLTDCGPKLKKTFGVGVHLKPVNRALPSASYCDVDENGVRHVVLCRVILGKVELVRHGSEQFHPSSENFDSGVDDLENPNHYIVWNMNVGTHIYPEYVVSFKISHSAEGAIIGKESRFDIPGVTSCQEHHHLQLQLDSASVVSESHPCQAPCQDFVNNFEGKAPSVGSTTSKTPKSPWMPLVMLFGAISSKIDPKDMKMVYDHYDSFRSKKISRDEFIKKLRLIVGDQLLRSTLTSLQCKLVSRDGRHRPNNLT